A genomic segment from Thiomicrorhabdus aquaedulcis encodes:
- a CDS encoding helix-turn-helix domain-containing protein, with translation MAIKRTATLFPKQEKFMKQLGENIHLAIKRRKLTQTQISERTGLSKPTLRKIERGEGSVSIGHYILVLSVLGLAEDMAKVAQDDELGRKLQDIKLLKSRTL, from the coding sequence ATGGCTATAAAAAGAACGGCTACGCTGTTTCCAAAACAAGAAAAGTTCATGAAGCAGTTAGGCGAAAATATACATCTAGCAATTAAACGCAGAAAGTTAACGCAAACTCAAATATCTGAAAGAACAGGGCTGTCAAAACCTACCCTTAGAAAAATTGAAAGAGGGGAAGGGTCTGTCTCTATAGGTCATTATATATTGGTTTTATCTGTTTTAGGGCTTGCTGAAGATATGGCTAAGGTTGCACAAGATGATGAGCTAGGGCGGAAGTTGCAAGATATAAAGTTGTTGAAGAGCCGCACATTATGA
- a CDS encoding SCO family protein: protein MNPKLILSVVLLGALIGAGALLYPTNQTQVAAPVNATGHAQLISNDRPAGGDFTLTGVAGEHSLSDFKGKLVLIYFGYTFCPDICPTNLGNLSVAYRGLSQAQKDNLQILFVSVDPERDTPQRLQQYAGYFEANVLGLTGTPDTLAQIAQRYGVVYAKVDDVNNGSNYAVDHSAFTYVVDAQGKLLTQLPHATSPDDFIAAIQLYQPKP, encoded by the coding sequence ATGAATCCAAAACTTATTTTAAGCGTTGTATTATTAGGGGCTCTTATTGGTGCCGGAGCGTTACTTTATCCAACCAATCAAACCCAAGTAGCCGCACCCGTCAACGCAACTGGGCACGCGCAACTTATCTCTAACGACCGTCCAGCCGGTGGCGACTTTACGCTAACAGGTGTTGCGGGTGAGCATTCGTTAAGCGACTTTAAAGGCAAATTGGTCTTAATCTATTTTGGTTACACGTTTTGCCCTGACATTTGCCCCACCAACCTAGGCAACTTATCGGTAGCCTACCGAGGCTTAAGCCAGGCGCAAAAAGATAACTTACAAATTTTATTTGTCTCGGTCGACCCCGAACGTGACACGCCCCAACGTCTGCAACAATACGCCGGTTACTTTGAGGCCAATGTGTTAGGACTCACCGGCACGCCAGACACCTTGGCACAAATCGCCCAACGCTACGGCGTGGTGTACGCCAAAGTAGACGACGTTAATAACGGCTCTAATTACGCGGTAGATCACTCGGCCTTTACCTATGTGGTAGACGCCCAAGGCAAGCTGCTTACCCAGCTGCCACACGCCACCTCGCCTGATGATTTTATTGCGGCGATTCAACTCTATCAACCTAAGCCGTAA
- a CDS encoding copper chaperone PCu(A)C, translated as MKTIKTIQKTITLLSFSLLSVLSSANALASQADDIEITEPFAREVPPGAPASASFMTLENISDAPIKIISAQSAVSKVVELHTHTNDNGVMRMRQIPFIEVPANGMAFLKPGGLHIMLIEPINPIKQGQTVSVTLTFEDGSQKQVDMPVKSFMSKMGQMNGHSKVAE; from the coding sequence ATGAAAACCATCAAAACCATTCAAAAAACAATCACCCTTTTGTCTTTTAGTTTGTTAAGCGTCCTATCCAGTGCAAACGCCTTAGCCAGCCAAGCCGATGACATTGAAATCACCGAACCGTTTGCGCGTGAAGTACCGCCCGGCGCACCCGCCAGCGCCAGCTTTATGACACTTGAAAACATCAGTGACGCCCCAATTAAAATTATCAGCGCCCAATCGGCGGTATCCAAAGTGGTCGAACTGCACACCCATACCAACGACAACGGCGTAATGCGCATGCGTCAAATACCCTTTATTGAAGTGCCCGCCAATGGCATGGCGTTTTTAAAACCCGGCGGCCTGCACATTATGTTAATTGAACCGATTAATCCTATTAAGCAGGGTCAAACTGTGTCGGTTACCCTAACATTTGAAGACGGCAGCCAAAAACAGGTCGATATGCCAGTTAAATCGTTTATGAGCAAAATGGGGCAAATGAACGGCCACTCTAAAGTCGCCGAGTAA
- a CDS encoding nucleotidyltransferase domain-containing protein codes for MQQVFHCYPQVEKVIIYGSRAKGNFRIGSDIDLTLLGENLNGSVLSHILVDLDDLNTPYMLDVSLFKDIGSKDLLDHIARMGKVFYSREIA; via the coding sequence ATGCAGCAGGTATTTCATTGCTATCCTCAAGTTGAAAAGGTCATTATTTATGGTTCGCGTGCCAAAGGTAATTTTCGTATCGGATCGGATATTGACTTGACTTTGTTAGGCGAAAATCTCAATGGCTCAGTATTAAGTCATATTTTGGTTGATTTGGATGATTTAAATACGCCTTATATGTTGGATGTGTCTTTATTTAAGGATATTGGTTCGAAAGATTTGTTGGACCACATTGCGCGAATGGGAAAGGTGTTTTATTCAAGAGAAATTGCTTGA
- the rpiA gene encoding ribose-5-phosphate isomerase RpiA, with protein MTPQDQLKQKVAQAAIAHVVPDTIIGVGTGSTANFFIDELAKIKGTIEGAVASSEATAQRLKAHGIPVFDLNSVAEISVYIDGADEADPSLHLVKGGGGALTREKIVLAVAKKFVCIADDSKKVAVLGKFPLPIEVIPMARSYVAREIFKRFGGEPVLRDGFTTDNGNVILDVHGLKITDPVAMENELNGIVGVVTNGLFAVRKADVFLCGTANGVETITA; from the coding sequence ATGACACCCCAAGATCAACTTAAACAAAAAGTCGCGCAAGCCGCCATTGCTCATGTTGTACCCGACACCATTATTGGTGTAGGCACGGGTTCTACCGCCAATTTTTTTATTGATGAACTCGCCAAAATCAAAGGCACCATCGAAGGTGCTGTGGCAAGCTCTGAAGCCACCGCGCAACGCTTAAAAGCGCACGGTATTCCGGTATTTGATTTAAACAGTGTGGCCGAAATTTCGGTCTACATTGACGGCGCAGACGAAGCCGACCCGTCTTTGCACTTGGTAAAAGGCGGCGGCGGTGCTTTAACGCGCGAAAAAATTGTCTTAGCCGTAGCCAAAAAATTTGTGTGCATTGCCGATGACAGCAAAAAAGTCGCGGTTTTGGGTAAGTTTCCATTACCCATCGAAGTCATTCCAATGGCGCGCAGTTATGTAGCCCGCGAAATTTTTAAACGCTTTGGTGGCGAGCCGGTATTGCGTGACGGCTTTACCACCGACAACGGCAACGTCATTTTAGACGTCCACGGTTTAAAAATCACCGACCCCGTGGCCATGGAAAACGAGCTTAACGGCATTGTGGGTGTGGTCACCAACGGTTTGTTTGCCGTGCGCAAAGCCGATGTATTTTTGTGCGGCACCGCCAATGGCGTCGAAACCATTACCGCGTAA
- the galE gene encoding UDP-glucose 4-epimerase GalE, with translation MILVTGGAGYIGSHTCIELLQAGFELVVLDNLSNSSIESLKRVKHITGREIEFIEGDVCDRVLLRSIFTRFSVDAVIHFAGLKAVGESVALPLKYYDNNVSGSVALFEVMAEFDCKHLVFSSSATVYGDPASVPIKEDFPLSTTNPYGASKLMVENILRDVFKSDPDWSIALLRYFNPVGAHESGLIGEDPNGIPNNLMPFVSQVAVGQRECLNVFGDDYDTLDGTGVRDYIHVVDLAKGHVAALRKLMQSPGLVTLNLGTGRGYSVLEMVRAFEQASDKQVAYEIVARRPGDVAQCYADPSIAFEVLGWKAELGIERMCEDAWRWQSKNPNGYGEG, from the coding sequence ATGATTTTAGTGACAGGCGGTGCAGGTTATATCGGTTCGCATACATGTATTGAATTGCTCCAAGCAGGATTTGAATTAGTTGTTTTAGATAATCTATCTAACTCCTCAATTGAGTCTTTAAAGCGCGTTAAGCATATCACTGGGCGTGAAATTGAGTTCATCGAGGGTGATGTTTGCGATCGTGTTTTGTTGCGCTCAATTTTTACGCGATTTTCAGTTGATGCAGTGATTCATTTTGCGGGTCTTAAGGCGGTGGGTGAGTCGGTGGCTTTGCCGTTAAAGTATTACGACAATAATGTCTCTGGAAGTGTTGCTTTGTTTGAAGTGATGGCGGAGTTTGACTGTAAACACTTGGTGTTTAGTTCGTCTGCAACCGTGTATGGCGACCCTGCGAGTGTGCCCATTAAAGAGGATTTTCCGCTATCGACCACCAACCCTTATGGGGCTTCGAAATTGATGGTGGAAAATATTCTACGCGATGTGTTTAAGAGTGATCCAGACTGGTCAATTGCTTTATTGCGCTATTTTAACCCTGTGGGTGCGCATGAGTCTGGCTTGATTGGCGAGGACCCCAATGGCATACCGAATAATTTAATGCCGTTTGTGTCGCAAGTGGCGGTGGGGCAGCGTGAATGCTTAAATGTGTTTGGTGACGATTACGATACGCTTGATGGCACCGGTGTGCGTGATTATATTCATGTGGTGGATTTGGCCAAAGGGCATGTGGCGGCGTTACGGAAATTAATGCAATCACCAGGCCTGGTGACATTAAATTTAGGCACAGGACGTGGGTATTCGGTATTGGAAATGGTGCGTGCCTTTGAGCAAGCCTCGGATAAACAAGTGGCCTATGAGATTGTTGCTCGCAGACCTGGGGATGTGGCGCAATGTTATGCCGACCCAAGCATTGCGTTTGAAGTGCTGGGCTGGAAAGCAGAGTTGGGCATAGAGCGGATGTGTGAAGACGCCTGGCGCTGGCAATCGAAGAATCCGAATGGGTATGGTGAGGGGTGA
- a CDS encoding NAD-dependent epimerase/dehydratase family protein, with translation MNVFLTGATGFVGLALLNRFVADGCAVTALVRNASVELPDGVKQVVGDLGDLSGLQIAGQACNDTLLADLSGCDVVVHAAARAHIMRDEVNDPLAEYRKVNCDATLALARLAAQAGVRRFVFVSSIGVNGKQNTRPFTENDVPDPHDAYSLSKYEAEQGLLQIAKEIDMEVVIIRPPLVYGANAPGNFGSLVKWVRKGVPLPLGAVHNQRSLVALENLVDFIALCADSARSPKAANEVFLIADGVDVSTSDLLRKVAKACGVKSRLLPVPVGVMSFAAGLLGKRAVADRLFGNLQVDSSKAQNLLGWKPVVTMDEQLEKIAKEYNS, from the coding sequence ATGAACGTATTTTTAACCGGTGCAACCGGCTTTGTGGGTTTGGCGTTATTAAACCGGTTTGTTGCCGATGGTTGTGCTGTTACCGCTTTGGTGCGCAATGCGTCGGTTGAGTTACCGGATGGCGTTAAGCAGGTGGTTGGGGATTTGGGTGATTTGTCTGGTTTGCAGATTGCGGGTCAAGCCTGCAATGACACGTTGTTAGCTGACCTATCTGGTTGTGACGTGGTGGTGCACGCCGCCGCTCGGGCGCATATTATGCGCGACGAGGTGAATGATCCATTGGCCGAGTATCGCAAGGTTAATTGCGATGCGACTTTGGCGTTGGCACGTTTGGCGGCGCAGGCTGGGGTTAGGCGGTTTGTGTTTGTGAGTTCGATTGGAGTTAATGGCAAACAAAATACTCGACCGTTTACTGAAAATGACGTGCCAGATCCGCATGATGCTTATTCTTTGTCCAAATACGAGGCCGAGCAAGGATTACTGCAGATTGCCAAAGAGATCGACATGGAAGTAGTGATTATTCGCCCACCTTTGGTTTACGGGGCGAATGCGCCAGGTAACTTTGGTAGTTTAGTAAAATGGGTGCGCAAGGGCGTACCTTTGCCTTTGGGTGCCGTGCACAATCAGCGTTCGTTGGTGGCGTTAGAAAATTTGGTCGATTTTATCGCCTTGTGTGCAGACAGCGCACGTTCACCCAAAGCGGCGAATGAAGTGTTTTTAATTGCCGATGGAGTAGATGTGTCCACTTCAGATTTGTTGCGCAAGGTGGCGAAGGCGTGTGGGGTTAAATCGCGGCTATTGCCAGTTCCGGTTGGGGTTATGTCGTTTGCAGCCGGTTTATTGGGTAAGCGGGCGGTAGCCGACCGATTGTTTGGCAATTTGCAAGTAGACAGCTCAAAAGCACAAAACTTGTTAGGCTGGAAGCCGGTGGTGACGATGGATGAACAATTAGAAAAAATAGCGAAGGAATATAATTCTTGA
- a CDS encoding transposase yields the protein MSRPLRIEFSGAVYHVTSRGDRREDVYLDDGDRQLWLDTLGEACDRFGWIIHSYCLMTNHYHLLVETPNGNLSRGMRHLNGVYTQRFNRKHNLSGHLYQGRFKAILVQADAYLLELSRYIVLNPIRANMITDLSAWEWSSYPGMVGLVVAQDWLARKPLLLQFDSNLKQAVAKYTSFIKEGVNKPSLLGHDYQHSILGDEQFIENIRAQYADIQDKEVTSQRQIRRPLNEYADCCQSKSEAMATAYLAGHYTMKEIGDYFGVHYVTVSRAVKLYECKT from the coding sequence ATGTCAAGACCATTAAGAATTGAGTTTTCGGGTGCTGTGTACCATGTGACTTCTAGAGGAGATCGGCGAGAAGATGTTTATTTAGATGATGGCGATCGCCAATTGTGGCTTGATACGTTGGGAGAGGCTTGTGATCGGTTTGGTTGGATAATTCATAGTTACTGTCTAATGACAAACCATTATCATCTTTTGGTTGAAACGCCGAATGGCAATCTTTCAAGGGGGATGCGTCATTTAAACGGTGTTTATACTCAACGATTTAATCGCAAACACAATCTGTCGGGTCATTTGTACCAGGGGCGCTTTAAAGCAATTTTGGTTCAAGCGGATGCGTATTTATTGGAGTTGTCGCGCTATATTGTGTTGAACCCGATACGGGCCAATATGATAACTGACTTAAGCGCTTGGGAGTGGAGTAGCTACCCTGGCATGGTTGGATTGGTCGTGGCGCAAGATTGGCTGGCAAGAAAACCGCTTCTGCTGCAGTTTGATAGCAACCTGAAGCAGGCTGTAGCAAAATACACCTCTTTTATCAAAGAGGGGGTTAATAAGCCTTCGCTGTTGGGCCATGACTATCAGCATTCTATTTTAGGTGATGAGCAATTTATTGAAAATATTCGTGCGCAATATGCGGATATTCAGGACAAAGAAGTAACCAGCCAGCGGCAAATACGACGGCCGTTAAATGAATATGCTGATTGTTGTCAGTCGAAAAGTGAAGCGATGGCAACCGCTTACCTTGCTGGGCACTATACGATGAAGGAAATTGGCGATTACTTTGGTGTGCATTATGTGACGGTTAGCCGAGCGGTCAAGCTGTATGAATGTAAGACCTGA
- a CDS encoding TlpA family protein disulfide reductase: MQNLGSKIFGLFVVGLLGTLLYLTVFSDGLGQGPKIAVQDAQGQTINLEKPLKPILVNFWATSCPGCIKEMPDLAKMKQALGDRFEIIAVSMDYDPEKQVQNFISSNPYPFIFVMDTDGSIAKAFGNVLLTPTSFLIAPNGKIVYQQIGEVHFDQVTERIKQLSPQL, translated from the coding sequence ATGCAAAACCTAGGCAGTAAAATTTTTGGTCTATTTGTAGTAGGTCTACTGGGCACGCTACTTTATTTAACCGTGTTTTCAGACGGATTAGGCCAAGGACCTAAAATTGCAGTGCAAGACGCACAAGGTCAAACCATAAATCTCGAAAAACCCCTTAAACCCATTTTGGTTAACTTTTGGGCCACCTCATGCCCAGGCTGCATAAAAGAAATGCCCGATTTAGCCAAAATGAAACAAGCCTTAGGCGATCGTTTTGAAATCATTGCCGTATCAATGGACTACGACCCCGAAAAACAAGTGCAAAACTTCATCTCAAGCAATCCTTATCCGTTTATATTTGTAATGGACACCGACGGCAGCATTGCCAAAGCCTTTGGCAACGTATTGCTCACCCCAACCAGTTTTTTAATTGCCCCCAATGGCAAAATTGTCTACCAACAAATTGGCGAAGTGCATTTTGACCAAGTAACCGAGCGTATTAAACAACTTAGCCCACAACTTTAA
- a CDS encoding IS3 family transposase, whose translation MVKAESNVSIEKLCNLLELPVSSYYYQPAVPPEQEKMNEMAEKMFDESFDTYGKRRLSNALRKEGFAMGVFKTSRLMKTLGLVAKRPKKPHPYP comes from the coding sequence ATGGTCAAGGCCGAATCAAACGTCAGTATAGAGAAACTGTGTAACCTCCTGGAGTTACCCGTTTCAAGCTATTACTACCAACCGGCAGTGCCACCTGAACAAGAAAAGATGAATGAAATGGCCGAAAAAATGTTTGATGAGAGTTTTGATACCTATGGCAAACGCCGATTATCCAACGCCTTGAGAAAAGAAGGCTTTGCTATGGGCGTATTTAAAACCTCACGGCTCATGAAAACCTTAGGGTTGGTCGCAAAACGCCCCAAAAAACCGCACCCTTATCCCTAG
- the hemL gene encoding glutamate-1-semialdehyde 2,1-aminomutase, producing MSKSHDLFAAAQKHIPGGVNSPVRAFKGVGGDPVFFKSAKGAYLTDADDKQYIDYVGSWGPAILGHAHPDVVKAVQMQAEKGLTFGAPTEIETTMADVVCDLIPSMNMVRMTSSGTEATMTAIRLARGYTGRDIIVKFEGCYHGHSDSLLVKAGSGALTLGVPSSPGVPEALAQLTLTLTHNDANEVRELFAKMGDQIACIIVEPVAGNMNCIPPEEGFLETLREVCDQHGTVLIFDEVMCGFRVGLQGAQGLYNVQPDLTTYGKVIGGGMPVGAFGGKRAIMQHIAPLGPVYQAGTLSGNPLAMAAGLKTLSLIQEDGFFERLDQKAHALMAGFQAAADELNIPFTTNQVGGMFGFFFTTEKNIRRFAQVTQGDMERFKAFYHGMLNQGIYLAPSAYEAGFISIQHSDADIENTIAAAKRVMQTLA from the coding sequence ATGAGCAAGTCACACGATCTATTTGCAGCCGCCCAAAAACACATTCCAGGTGGCGTAAACTCGCCCGTTAGAGCCTTTAAAGGCGTGGGCGGCGATCCGGTGTTTTTTAAATCGGCCAAAGGCGCGTATTTAACCGATGCCGACGACAAACAATACATTGATTACGTAGGCTCATGGGGGCCAGCTATCCTAGGTCACGCCCATCCAGACGTGGTTAAAGCGGTGCAAATGCAAGCCGAAAAAGGCTTAACCTTTGGCGCACCCACTGAAATCGAAACCACCATGGCCGACGTAGTATGCGATTTAATTCCCTCTATGAACATGGTGCGTATGACCAGCTCGGGCACCGAAGCCACCATGACCGCAATTCGTTTAGCACGCGGTTACACGGGGCGCGATATTATTGTTAAATTTGAAGGTTGCTACCACGGCCACTCCGATTCTTTATTGGTCAAAGCCGGCTCGGGCGCGTTAACCTTGGGCGTGCCCTCGTCACCCGGCGTACCCGAAGCGTTAGCCCAGCTCACCCTAACCCTAACCCACAACGACGCCAACGAAGTTCGTGAGCTGTTTGCCAAAATGGGCGACCAAATTGCCTGCATTATTGTCGAGCCCGTGGCCGGCAACATGAACTGCATTCCGCCCGAAGAAGGCTTTTTAGAAACCCTACGCGAAGTATGTGATCAACACGGTACGGTGCTTATTTTTGACGAAGTTATGTGCGGATTTAGAGTAGGTTTGCAAGGTGCGCAAGGCCTCTACAACGTGCAACCCGACCTAACCACCTACGGCAAAGTAATCGGTGGCGGCATGCCCGTGGGAGCGTTTGGCGGCAAACGCGCCATTATGCAACACATCGCCCCGCTAGGACCGGTTTACCAAGCCGGCACGTTATCAGGCAACCCACTCGCGATGGCGGCGGGATTAAAAACCCTAAGTTTAATTCAGGAAGACGGCTTTTTTGAACGACTCGACCAAAAAGCCCATGCCTTAATGGCCGGATTTCAGGCCGCGGCAGACGAACTTAACATTCCGTTTACCACCAATCAAGTCGGCGGCATGTTTGGGTTTTTCTTTACCACTGAGAAAAACATTCGCCGCTTTGCCCAAGTCACACAAGGTGACATGGAACGCTTTAAAGCCTTTTACCACGGCATGTTAAACCAAGGCATCTACCTAGCACCCTCCGCCTACGAGGCCGGTTTTATCTCAATACAACACAGCGACGCCGACATCGAAAACACCATAGCCGCCGCCAAACGCGTCATGCAAACCTTGGCGTAA
- a CDS encoding type II toxin-antitoxin system HipA family toxin, with protein sequence MSREIYVYAHWQGMDAQKVGVLRVDQVRGSEHFSFTYETTWLVSKYAQQIDPDLGLFQGEQHSNNDRNFRVFLDSCPDRWGRLIMTRREAVLAKQENRRPRKLTETDYLMGVHDTHRMGALRFKLEEDGLFLDDNTHLATPPISSLRELELAASEIEESGKVNDADYLKWLSMLVSPGSSLGGARPKASVVDESGNFWIAKFPSRYDDYDIAAWEMVAYRLACVAGIDISPCMIEQYNNHQHTFLTKRFDRVDGERLHFASAMTLLGYYDGDEGASYLELAEFLSENGANTKRDLAQLWRRIVFNIAISNTDDHLRNHGFIHTSRGWLLSPAYDLNPVPDSSGLHLNIDEMDNRLDFNLAFSVIDYFQLSQVEAEGIYREVIESVNQWEKIADGLKINPQMRELMAPAFSATRL encoded by the coding sequence ATGAGTAGAGAAATCTATGTATACGCTCATTGGCAGGGAATGGATGCCCAAAAAGTGGGTGTGTTACGCGTTGATCAAGTGAGAGGGAGTGAGCATTTTAGCTTTACTTATGAAACAACGTGGTTAGTATCCAAATATGCTCAGCAAATTGACCCAGATTTAGGTTTATTTCAAGGTGAACAGCATAGTAACAATGACCGTAATTTCAGAGTATTTTTAGACTCTTGTCCAGATCGCTGGGGACGCCTGATTATGACGCGTCGTGAAGCGGTTTTAGCGAAGCAAGAGAACAGACGGCCGAGAAAGTTGACTGAAACCGATTACTTGATGGGGGTTCATGATACGCATCGCATGGGGGCTCTTCGTTTTAAACTCGAAGAGGACGGTCTATTTCTTGATGATAATACACATCTAGCGACTCCTCCTATTTCTTCATTGAGAGAGCTGGAACTGGCCGCCTCGGAAATAGAAGAGTCTGGAAAAGTAAACGATGCAGACTATTTGAAATGGTTAAGTATGCTTGTTTCTCCGGGTTCGTCATTAGGTGGTGCACGCCCTAAGGCCAGCGTAGTAGATGAAAGTGGTAATTTTTGGATAGCAAAGTTTCCTAGTCGATACGATGATTATGATATAGCCGCTTGGGAGATGGTTGCTTATCGATTGGCTTGCGTGGCGGGTATCGATATATCTCCTTGTATGATTGAACAATATAACAACCATCAGCATACATTTTTAACTAAGCGTTTTGACAGGGTAGATGGTGAGCGTCTACATTTTGCTTCGGCAATGACACTATTGGGGTATTACGACGGAGATGAGGGTGCAAGTTATTTGGAATTAGCTGAGTTTTTAAGTGAAAATGGCGCTAATACTAAAAGAGACTTAGCGCAATTATGGCGAAGAATTGTATTTAATATTGCAATATCAAATACTGATGACCATCTTAGAAATCATGGTTTTATCCATACGAGTAGGGGATGGTTGTTATCTCCTGCTTATGATCTTAATCCAGTGCCCGATAGTTCGGGTTTACATCTTAATATTGATGAGATGGATAATCGATTGGATTTTAACCTCGCTTTTTCAGTCATTGACTATTTTCAACTTAGTCAGGTAGAAGCAGAGGGTATCTATCGAGAAGTGATTGAGTCTGTTAATCAGTGGGAAAAAATCGCTGATGGATTAAAAATAAATCCACAAATGCGTGAATTGATGGCACCGGCATTTTCAGCGACAAGGCTGTAA
- the thiE gene encoding thiamine phosphate synthase, whose product MPSPTMRVAKPRVSGLYIITQPDCASTATLLSQVKLALQGGARWVQYRDKTATFAHQLHTACLLKQLCKTYQAWLIINDHLPLALQSQADGLHLGQNDAQLKQARQVLGQHAIIGVSCYNDLPRAKQMQDQGADYVAFGRFFTSNTKPNAPQAELSTLQLAKQQLRIPVVAIGGVTANNTQQLIKHGADSVAVIHGVFAQPDITAAAQSIQQQFLP is encoded by the coding sequence ATGCCCTCGCCCACTATGCGCGTTGCTAAACCTAGAGTATCTGGCTTATACATTATCACCCAGCCAGATTGCGCATCCACCGCCACCTTACTAAGCCAAGTAAAACTTGCTTTGCAAGGCGGCGCGCGCTGGGTGCAATACCGCGACAAAACCGCCACTTTTGCGCATCAATTGCACACCGCCTGCTTGCTTAAACAACTTTGTAAAACCTACCAGGCCTGGTTAATTATTAACGACCACCTACCTTTGGCACTGCAAAGCCAAGCCGATGGGCTGCACCTTGGGCAAAACGACGCGCAACTTAAGCAAGCCCGCCAAGTGTTAGGACAACATGCCATTATTGGCGTGTCGTGTTACAACGACTTACCACGGGCCAAACAGATGCAAGACCAAGGTGCCGACTACGTTGCCTTTGGGCGATTTTTTACCTCAAACACCAAACCCAATGCCCCGCAAGCCGAGCTGTCTACTCTGCAACTCGCCAAACAACAACTGCGCATTCCAGTGGTGGCCATTGGAGGCGTCACCGCCAACAACACACAACAACTGATTAAGCACGGTGCCGATTCGGTCGCAGTGATTCACGGTGTATTTGCACAACCCGACATCACCGCCGCCGCGCAGAGCATTCAACAACAATTCTTACCCTAA